In Betaproteobacteria bacterium, the following proteins share a genomic window:
- a CDS encoding ABC transporter ATP-binding protein/permease, whose product MSTATVPQESPKAAEPPVTGDAGVIAKLLPYLWEYRGRVILALVFLITAKFANLTVPLVMKAVVDGLSGPKAVLAVPIVLLASYGLLRLSSTLFNELRDIVFAKVAQRAMRRVALEVFEHMHSLSLRFHLERQTGGLTRDIERGTRGISTLLNFMVFSVLPTFFEIALVTGFLIVKFDVWFGVITVGALVLYISATFVISERRIHHRRTMNEMDSKANTRAIDSLINYETVKYFGNESWEARRYDENLSRYEHAVVTSETSLGFLNVVQAAIIALTVSLLMWRAADGIVNGALTLGDLVMVNALLIQLYIPLNFLGVLYREIKQSLTDMEKMFRLMSVNREIQDKPGAPALAVGGGALRFEGVDFSYDGKRQILSDVDFEVPAGRTVAVVGASGSGKSTLGRLLFRFYDVQKGRITIDGQDIRDVTQLSVRSAIGIVPQDTVLFNDTIYYNIAYGRTGATRDEVVETAKVAHILDFIERLPDGWETSVGERGLKLSGGEKQRVSIARTLLKNPPIMMFDEATSALDSKTEKAIQAEFAEISRNRTTLMIAHRLSTIVDADQILVMEAGRIVERGTFRELIAQEGRFAEMWRLQQQEEAEGADKAQTGEAIR is encoded by the coding sequence ATGAGCACCGCCACCGTCCCCCAGGAATCCCCGAAAGCCGCCGAGCCCCCCGTCACGGGCGATGCGGGCGTGATCGCCAAGCTCCTGCCCTACCTGTGGGAGTACCGCGGCCGGGTGATCCTCGCGCTCGTCTTTCTCATCACCGCGAAGTTCGCGAACCTGACGGTCCCGCTCGTCATGAAGGCCGTGGTGGACGGCCTGTCGGGCCCCAAGGCGGTGCTGGCGGTGCCGATCGTGCTGCTCGCCTCGTATGGCCTGCTGCGCCTGTCCTCCACGCTCTTCAACGAGCTGCGCGACATCGTGTTCGCGAAGGTGGCGCAGCGCGCCATGCGGCGCGTGGCGCTGGAGGTCTTCGAGCACATGCACTCGCTCTCGCTCCGGTTCCATCTCGAGCGGCAGACGGGCGGGCTCACGCGCGACATCGAGCGCGGCACGCGCGGCATCTCCACGCTCCTGAACTTCATGGTGTTCAGCGTGCTGCCGACGTTCTTCGAGATCGCGCTGGTGACCGGGTTCCTGATCGTGAAGTTCGACGTGTGGTTCGGCGTGATCACCGTGGGCGCGCTGGTCCTTTACATCTCGGCCACCTTCGTGATCTCGGAGCGGCGCATCCACCACCGGCGAACCATGAACGAGATGGACTCGAAGGCCAACACGCGCGCCATCGATTCGCTCATCAACTACGAGACGGTCAAGTACTTCGGCAACGAATCCTGGGAGGCGAGGCGCTACGACGAGAACCTCTCGCGCTACGAGCACGCCGTGGTGACGAGCGAGACCTCGCTCGGATTCCTGAACGTCGTGCAGGCGGCGATCATCGCGCTCACGGTTTCGCTCCTCATGTGGCGGGCCGCCGACGGCATCGTGAACGGCGCGCTGACCCTGGGCGACCTGGTCATGGTGAACGCGCTCCTCATCCAGCTCTACATCCCGCTCAACTTCCTGGGCGTGCTCTATCGCGAGATCAAGCAGTCGCTCACCGACATGGAAAAGATGTTCCGCCTCATGTCCGTGAACCGCGAGATCCAGGACAAGCCCGGCGCCCCGGCGCTCGCGGTGGGCGGCGGCGCCCTGCGCTTCGAGGGCGTCGATTTCAGCTACGACGGAAAGCGCCAGATCCTGTCGGACGTGGATTTCGAGGTGCCGGCCGGCAGGACCGTCGCGGTGGTGGGCGCCAGCGGCTCGGGCAAGTCCACGCTGGGACGCCTGCTTTTCCGCTTCTACGACGTGCAGAAGGGGCGGATCACCATCGACGGGCAGGACATACGCGACGTGACGCAGCTCTCCGTGCGCTCGGCGATCGGCATCGTTCCCCAGGACACCGTCCTCTTCAACGACACGATCTACTACAACATCGCCTACGGGCGAACGGGCGCCACGCGCGACGAGGTGGTGGAGACGGCCAAGGTGGCCCACATCCTCGACTTCATCGAGCGCCTGCCCGACGGGTGGGAGACCTCGGTGGGGGAGAGGGGTCTCAAGCTTTCCGGCGGCGAGAAGCAGCGCGTATCGATCGCGAGGACGCTCCTCAAGAACCCGCCCATCATGATGTTCGACGAGGCCACCTCCGCGCTCGACTCGAAGACCGAGAAGGCCATCCAGGCCGAGTTCGCCGAGATCTCGAGGAACCGCACGACGCTCATGATCGCGCACCGGCTTTCCACCATCGTGGATGCCGACCAGATACTCGTGATGGAGGCGGGCAGGATCGTCGAGCGGGGGACCTTCAGGGAACTGATCGCGCAGGAGGGCCGCTTCGCCGAGATGTGGCGGCTGCAGCAGCAGGAAGAGGCAGAAGGCGCCGACAAGGCGCAGACCGGGGAGGCAATCCGATGA
- the pepF gene encoding oligoendopeptidase F, with protein sequence MKMPTPLLAAALAILAIPVLAAEKPEDRWNLGDVYPSVEAWNADSARMESQLKDLMTCRGHLGESAKRFRTCLDLDADIAKRLYRLDLYASERFAEDTGVPSSLELRQRSTVLSTKYDEASSFLKPEILHLGKAKVSDFQKQEKGLAIYRQPLDQVLRMAPHTLDDKGEAILATLGLATGAASATYEILASADLPWPKVNLADGREVTVDQSAYGDLRELPNRDDRKKVFDAFWGRWKEYERTFGVTFYEHLKQDTAYTKVRKYDDTIARALNNNRVPPAVYDTLIAETRANLPTLHRYFRLRAKMLGIPPGEMRYYDIYPPLVKSDLRYPVDQGKRMTLEAVKPMGEAYVAAMAKGFGSRWMDTYPRPRKNPGAHMAGSAYDVHPYVLMNYTDSYESVTTLAHEWGHAMHSYYSNRTQPFVTSDYAIFVAEIASTFNEALLLESVLKGAKSDEERMLYLGSALENLRATFFRQAMFAEFERDVHGRVDKGESLTGETFTKIYGDILRRYHGDAEGVVKIDDLYTVEWAYIPHFYRAFYVYQYATSVAASSLFADAVLKGEPGAKERYLKLISAGSSDYPHELVKAAGVDLATPAPYRALVARMNLIMDEIEAILARKK encoded by the coding sequence ATGAAAATGCCTACCCCCCTCCTCGCCGCAGCACTCGCAATCCTCGCCATCCCCGTCCTCGCCGCGGAAAAGCCCGAGGACCGCTGGAATCTGGGCGATGTCTACCCGTCCGTCGAAGCGTGGAACGCAGACTCCGCCAGGATGGAATCGCAGTTGAAGGACCTCATGACGTGCCGCGGCCACCTCGGTGAATCCGCGAAGCGCTTCAGGACCTGCCTCGACCTGGACGCCGACATTGCCAAGCGCCTTTACCGCCTGGACCTCTACGCCTCGGAACGCTTTGCGGAGGACACCGGCGTCCCCTCGAGCCTCGAGCTACGCCAACGCTCGACCGTGCTCTCCACGAAGTACGACGAGGCCAGCTCGTTCCTGAAGCCGGAGATCCTGCACCTCGGGAAAGCGAAGGTTTCGGACTTCCAGAAGCAGGAGAAGGGCCTCGCGATCTACCGCCAGCCCCTCGACCAGGTCCTGCGCATGGCGCCGCACACGCTCGACGACAAGGGGGAGGCCATCCTTGCGACGCTGGGCCTCGCCACCGGCGCGGCGAGCGCCACCTATGAAATCCTTGCGAGCGCGGACCTGCCCTGGCCCAAGGTGAACCTCGCCGACGGGCGCGAGGTGACGGTGGACCAGTCCGCGTACGGCGACCTGCGCGAACTGCCGAACCGCGACGACCGCAAGAAGGTCTTCGATGCCTTCTGGGGCCGCTGGAAGGAGTACGAGCGCACCTTCGGCGTCACCTTCTACGAGCATCTCAAGCAGGACACGGCGTACACGAAGGTTCGCAAGTACGACGACACGATCGCCCGTGCCCTCAACAACAACCGCGTGCCGCCGGCGGTATACGACACGCTCATCGCCGAGACGCGCGCGAACCTGCCGACGCTGCATCGTTACTTCCGCCTGCGCGCGAAGATGCTGGGCATCCCCCCGGGCGAGATGCGCTACTACGACATCTACCCGCCGCTCGTGAAGAGCGACCTGCGCTATCCAGTCGACCAGGGCAAGCGCATGACGCTCGAGGCCGTGAAGCCCATGGGCGAGGCCTATGTCGCCGCGATGGCCAAGGGTTTCGGCAGCCGCTGGATGGACACCTACCCCCGTCCGCGCAAGAACCCGGGCGCGCACATGGCGGGCTCGGCCTACGACGTGCACCCGTACGTGCTCATGAACTACACCGACAGCTACGAGTCGGTGACGACGCTCGCCCACGAGTGGGGCCACGCGATGCATTCGTACTACTCGAACAGGACGCAGCCGTTCGTGACGTCCGACTACGCCATCTTCGTGGCGGAAATCGCCTCCACGTTCAACGAGGCGCTCCTGCTCGAAAGCGTCCTGAAGGGCGCGAAGTCGGACGAGGAGCGGATGCTCTACCTGGGCTCGGCGCTGGAGAACCTGCGCGCCACCTTCTTCCGCCAGGCGATGTTCGCGGAGTTCGAGCGCGACGTGCACGGGCGCGTGGACAAGGGCGAATCGCTCACGGGCGAGACGTTCACGAAGATCTACGGCGACATCCTGCGCCGCTATCACGGGGATGCCGAGGGGGTGGTGAAGATCGACGACCTCTACACCGTCGAGTGGGCCTACATTCCCCACTTCTACCGGGCGTTCTACGTGTACCAGTACGCGACCTCGGTCGCGGCCTCCTCGCTCTTCGCCGACGCGGTCCTGAAGGGCGAGCCCGGCGCGAAGGAGCGTTACCTCAAGCTCATCTCCGCGGGCAGCTCCGATTATCCCCACGAACTGGTGAAGGCCGCGGGCGTGGATCTCGCCACCCCCGCCCCGTACCGTGCGCTCGTTGCCCGCATGAACCTCATCATGGACGAGATCGAGGCAATCCTCGCGCGGAAGAAGTAG
- a CDS encoding type II toxin-antitoxin system mRNA interferase toxin, RelE/StbE family → MWRIEEHRRVDKQAALVPQEILKRYEKWKDIASMSGHLGLRLIKGFHDEALSGEWKGFRSSRLGDQWRVIYRVVAEELLFQVASVTAHDYRRP, encoded by the coding sequence ATGTGGCGCATTGAAGAACATCGTCGAGTCGACAAGCAGGCCGCATTGGTCCCCCAGGAGATCCTTAAGCGCTACGAGAAGTGGAAAGACATTGCGTCCATGTCTGGGCACCTGGGTCTTCGACTCATCAAGGGATTCCACGATGAGGCGCTTTCGGGAGAATGGAAGGGTTTCCGATCCTCCCGGCTCGGAGATCAATGGCGCGTCATTTATCGGGTGGTGGCTGAAGAGCTGTTGTTTCAGGTGGCCTCGGTCACCGCCCACGACTATCGGAGGCCATGA
- a CDS encoding helix-turn-helix transcriptional regulator → MKDFRPAKKRVTVTVGESVRIVRELQELSQNQLAQESGIPQATISAIENGRVRLGVERAKVLAQALKCHPGVLVFPGWEMPHEKAA, encoded by the coding sequence ATGAAAGACTTTCGCCCTGCCAAAAAACGCGTAACCGTTACTGTCGGAGAGTCGGTTCGCATCGTTCGCGAGTTGCAGGAACTGAGCCAAAACCAGCTCGCCCAGGAATCGGGAATTCCCCAAGCCACCATCTCCGCCATTGAGAACGGACGTGTTCGTCTTGGCGTCGAACGTGCCAAGGTGTTGGCGCAGGCCCTCAAGTGCCATCCCGGAGTGCTGGTGTTTCCGGGCTGGGAGATGCCACATGAGAAAGCGGCATAA
- a CDS encoding type II toxin-antitoxin system RelE/ParE family toxin, with amino-acid sequence MCYAAQAECTITYCSEVVQDEILALPDTLAARYVVLTRRMVALGPNLGEPHTKAFGERLFELRLKGAEGIARAFYCTLVGRRIVMLHSYIKKSSKTPRRKLEIARGRTIEVKHANP; translated from the coding sequence ATTTGTTATGCTGCGCAAGCGGAATGCACGATCACGTACTGCAGCGAAGTAGTGCAGGACGAGATTCTCGCCTTGCCCGACACGCTGGCTGCGCGGTATGTGGTTCTCACTCGGCGAATGGTTGCCCTGGGACCCAATCTCGGCGAACCGCATACCAAGGCATTCGGTGAACGTCTGTTCGAGCTTCGCCTAAAGGGTGCTGAGGGCATTGCGAGGGCTTTCTACTGCACCCTCGTCGGCAGGCGAATCGTCATGCTCCACAGTTACATCAAGAAATCGTCAAAGACACCTCGGCGGAAGTTGGAGATCGCCAGAGGGCGAACAATCGAGGTCAAACATGCGAACCCATGA
- a CDS encoding helix-turn-helix transcriptional regulator → MRTHEQIVKKLMQRPGVHAGVDRIEREEAALLDALLKARQEAGLTQAQVAELMGTQAPAVARLERALATGKHSPSVATLRKYVKACGKRLVLQVA, encoded by the coding sequence ATGCGAACCCATGAACAGATCGTCAAGAAGCTTATGCAACGGCCCGGCGTCCATGCTGGGGTGGACCGCATTGAGCGCGAAGAAGCGGCCCTGCTGGATGCTCTTCTGAAGGCGCGCCAGGAGGCCGGGTTGACCCAGGCGCAAGTTGCCGAACTAATGGGTACGCAGGCGCCGGCTGTAGCTCGCCTGGAGCGCGCGCTTGCCACTGGAAAGCATTCCCCATCGGTCGCCACGCTTCGCAAGTACGTCAAGGCATGCGGCAAGAGGCTTGTGCTGCAGGTGGCGTGA
- a CDS encoding SDR family NAD(P)-dependent oxidoreductase — protein sequence MGEAVVLVTGANRGIGLETCKQLAARGVKVIAASRKGKPNPYGEAVALDVNDEASVKQAATTVAAKWERIDGLVNNAAVALDKGRSILELSRETLRATLETNVVGALRMAQAFWPLIRKGGFVVNVSSVSGSLSGMDSWSPGYSLSKAALNALTIQLAMEGRSRSLRVNSVCPGWVRTDMGGEEAPGTVESGAEGIVWLALDAPTSATGKFFHDRREIAW from the coding sequence ATGGGAGAAGCGGTCGTCCTGGTCACCGGCGCCAACCGCGGCATCGGCCTGGAAACCTGCAAGCAGCTCGCGGCGCGTGGGGTGAAGGTGATCGCAGCCTCACGGAAGGGGAAACCCAATCCTTACGGCGAGGCCGTGGCCCTCGACGTGAACGACGAGGCGAGCGTGAAGCAGGCCGCGACGACAGTCGCCGCGAAGTGGGAACGGATCGACGGGCTCGTGAACAACGCGGCCGTGGCGCTCGACAAGGGCCGCTCGATCCTCGAACTGTCGCGCGAGACGCTCAGGGCAACCCTGGAAACGAACGTGGTCGGTGCGCTTCGGATGGCGCAGGCGTTCTGGCCCCTCATCCGCAAGGGCGGCTTCGTGGTGAACGTCTCCAGCGTCTCGGGCTCGCTCTCCGGGATGGACTCGTGGTCGCCCGGCTACAGTCTTTCGAAGGCGGCGCTGAACGCACTCACCATCCAGCTCGCGATGGAAGGCCGCTCGCGCTCCCTGCGCGTGAACAGCGTCTGCCCGGGCTGGGTCAGGACCGACATGGGGGGCGAGGAAGCGCCGGGCACGGTGGAGTCCGGCGCGGAAGGGATCGTGTGGCTCGCGCTCGACGCGCCGACGAGCGCCACCGGAAAGTTCTTCCATGACCGGCGGGAGATCGCGTGGTGA
- a CDS encoding aspartate/glutamate racemase family protein encodes MKTIGLLGGMSWESTVPYYRFVNEAVRDALGGLHSAKVLLLSVDFHELETLMREGRWDGVGRELAQAAATLEVAGADFLVLCTNTMHRVAPSIEAAVKIPLLHIADPTAEAIRRAGCTKVGLLGTRFTMEEDFYRDRLESKHGIGVLVPAAADRDVIHRIIFDELCLGIVRDASRGEYRRVIAELAGRGAQAVVLGCTEIAMLVEPADSPVPLFDTTELHARAAARMALAG; translated from the coding sequence ATGAAGACCATCGGCCTGCTCGGCGGCATGAGCTGGGAATCCACGGTTCCGTACTATCGTTTCGTCAACGAGGCTGTCCGGGATGCGCTGGGCGGCCTGCACTCCGCGAAGGTGCTGCTGCTGAGCGTCGATTTCCACGAACTCGAAACGCTGATGCGCGAGGGCCGCTGGGACGGCGTGGGCCGCGAACTTGCGCAGGCGGCCGCCACGCTCGAGGTGGCGGGCGCGGATTTCCTCGTCCTGTGCACGAACACGATGCACCGGGTGGCCCCTTCCATCGAGGCGGCGGTGAAAATCCCGCTGCTGCACATCGCGGACCCCACGGCCGAGGCGATCCGTCGCGCAGGCTGTACAAAAGTGGGCCTGCTCGGCACGCGCTTCACCATGGAAGAGGACTTCTATCGCGACCGCCTGGAGTCGAAGCACGGTATCGGCGTGCTCGTTCCGGCCGCGGCCGACCGGGACGTGATCCATCGCATCATCTTCGACGAGCTTTGCCTCGGCATCGTCCGGGACGCCTCGCGCGGCGAGTATCGCCGGGTCATCGCGGAACTGGCGGGGCGGGGCGCGCAGGCCGTGGTGCTGGGTTGCACCGAGATCGCGATGCTCGTCGAGCCCGCGGATTCGCCCGTGCCCCTGTTCGACACCACGGAACTGCACGCCCGGGCGGCGGCGCGGATGGCCCTGGCGGGCTAG
- the argG gene encoding argininosuccinate synthase, which translates to MATILQSLPAGEKVGIAFSGGLDTSAALHWMRAKGAIPYAYTANLGQPDEPDYDEIPRRALQYGAENARLVDCRRQLVSEGFAALQCGAFHITTAGVAYFNTTPLGRAVTGTMLVVSMKEDDVHIWGDGSTFKGNDIERFYRYGLLANPNLRIYKPWLDQRFIDELGGRKEMSEYLERAGFGYKMSTEKAYSTDSNILGATHEAKDLEFLDKGVKIVQPIMGVAFWRDDVTVRAEEVTIRFEEGVPVALNGQTYGDEVALLLAANEIGGRHGLGMCDQIENRIIEAKSRGIYEAPGMALLHIAYERLVTGIHNEDTIEQYRDQGRRLGRLLYQGRWFDPQAMMLRDTAQRWVARPITGEVTVELRRGNDYSILDTTSPNLTYKPERLTMEKGEAFFTPQDRIGQLTMRNLDIVDTREKLVTYAKTGLLAPSLGTDLPRLSGSGVEEK; encoded by the coding sequence ATGGCAACGATCCTGCAATCCCTTCCCGCGGGCGAGAAAGTCGGCATCGCCTTCTCCGGCGGCCTCGACACCAGCGCCGCGCTGCACTGGATGCGCGCGAAGGGCGCGATCCCCTATGCCTACACGGCGAACCTGGGCCAGCCCGACGAGCCCGATTACGACGAGATCCCGCGCCGCGCGCTGCAGTACGGCGCCGAGAACGCGAGACTCGTGGACTGCCGCCGCCAGCTCGTCTCGGAAGGTTTCGCCGCGCTGCAGTGCGGGGCCTTCCACATCACGACGGCGGGAGTGGCCTACTTCAACACCACGCCCCTGGGCCGCGCGGTGACCGGCACGATGCTCGTCGTCTCCATGAAGGAGGACGACGTCCACATCTGGGGCGACGGCAGCACCTTCAAGGGCAACGACATCGAGCGCTTCTACCGCTATGGCCTGCTCGCGAACCCGAACCTGCGCATCTACAAGCCGTGGCTCGACCAGCGCTTCATCGACGAGCTGGGCGGGCGCAAGGAAATGTCGGAATACCTGGAGCGCGCGGGGTTCGGCTACAAGATGAGCACCGAGAAGGCGTACTCCACGGACTCCAACATCCTCGGCGCCACGCACGAGGCCAAGGACCTGGAGTTTCTCGACAAGGGCGTGAAGATCGTCCAGCCGATCATGGGCGTGGCCTTCTGGCGCGACGACGTCACGGTCCGCGCCGAGGAGGTCACGATCCGCTTCGAGGAAGGCGTGCCCGTCGCCCTCAACGGCCAGACCTACGGCGACGAGGTGGCGCTCCTCCTCGCCGCCAACGAGATCGGCGGTCGCCACGGGCTGGGCATGTGCGACCAGATCGAGAACCGCATCATCGAGGCGAAGAGCCGCGGCATCTACGAGGCTCCCGGCATGGCGCTGCTGCACATCGCCTACGAGCGGCTCGTCACCGGCATCCACAACGAGGACACGATCGAGCAGTACCGCGACCAGGGCCGGCGCCTCGGGCGCCTGCTCTACCAGGGCCGCTGGTTCGACCCGCAGGCGATGATGCTGCGCGACACCGCGCAACGCTGGGTCGCGCGCCCGATCACGGGCGAGGTGACGGTTGAACTGCGCCGCGGCAACGACTACTCGATCCTGGACACGACGAGCCCGAACCTCACCTACAAGCCCGAGCGCCTCACGATGGAAAAGGGCGAGGCGTTCTTCACGCCGCAGGACCGCATCGGCCAGCTCACGATGCGCAACCTCGACATCGTGGACACGCGCGAGAAGCTCGTCACCTACGCGAAGACGGGGCTTCTCGCGCCGTCCCTCGGCACGGACCTGCCCAGGCTCTCGGGTTCCGGGGTCGAGGAAAAGTAG
- a CDS encoding alpha/beta hydrolase produces the protein MNFIVQGYPAYAYTGGRPFDPNLPAIVFIHGAALDHSVWHYQARYLAHHGFASLAVDLPGHGRSPGTMRNSIEAMGDWVAAFIEAACTERAHVVGHSMGSLVALDTALRHGGRVAKLALLGAGVPMPVGDAFLAAAREDSPAAFDMQTAWGHARQAALATSAIPGLTLPGASRQLVARAHPGVQHADLAACHGYAPSIEAIRALNVSTLVIAGRRDTMTPLKAGQALAKGIPGAKLLALDTGHAMTSEAPREVTAALRSHLREAGAA, from the coding sequence ATGAATTTCATCGTCCAGGGCTACCCCGCCTACGCCTACACCGGCGGCCGGCCCTTCGACCCGAACCTGCCGGCCATCGTCTTCATCCATGGCGCAGCGCTCGACCACAGCGTGTGGCACTACCAGGCGCGTTACCTCGCCCACCACGGGTTCGCATCGCTCGCCGTCGACCTGCCCGGCCACGGACGCAGTCCGGGAACCATGCGCAACTCCATCGAGGCCATGGGCGATTGGGTGGCGGCCTTCATCGAGGCGGCCTGCACGGAAAGGGCGCACGTCGTCGGCCACAGCATGGGCTCGCTGGTGGCGCTCGACACGGCGCTGCGGCACGGGGGGCGCGTTGCGAAGCTGGCGCTGCTCGGGGCCGGCGTGCCGATGCCGGTGGGCGACGCGTTCCTCGCGGCCGCCAGGGAAGACTCTCCAGCCGCCTTCGACATGCAGACTGCGTGGGGACATGCGCGCCAGGCGGCGCTTGCGACGAGCGCCATCCCGGGGCTTACGCTGCCCGGCGCGAGCCGGCAGCTCGTGGCGCGGGCGCACCCGGGCGTGCAGCATGCGGACCTCGCGGCCTGCCACGGCTACGCGCCGTCGATCGAGGCGATCCGCGCGTTGAACGTCTCGACGCTGGTGATCGCGGGCCGGCGCGACACGATGACGCCGCTGAAGGCGGGGCAGGCACTCGCGAAGGGGATTCCGGGTGCGAAGCTCCTGGCGCTCGACACGGGACACGCGATGACGAGCGAGGCGCCGCGCGAGGTGACCGCCGCGCTGCGCTCCCACCTTCGCGAAGCCGGTGCCGCGTAG
- a CDS encoding O-acetylhomoserine aminocarboxypropyltransferase: MAHSSPKTAHPDTLAVHAGQSPDPATGSRAVPIYQTASYVLPDTDTAAALFNMELPGHVYSRLSNPTVAVFEERIAALEGGVGAVATASGQAAMHLAIATLMGRGGHIVSSASLYGGSHNLLHYTLPRFGIETTFVPSRDIDAWRRAIRPDTRLLFGESVGNPSVDVLDIPALAAIANENAIPLLVDATVTTPYLGRALDMGAHLVMHSATKFLSGHGVVIGGVLVDGGRFDWDASGKFPTLTEPYEGFHGMVFSEESTVSAFLLRARREGLRDFGACMAAMTAFQILQGLETLHLRMPRHVQSTATLAGFLAKHEAVARVHHPDAAGHPDHELAKRLYPNGCSAILSFELKGGREAGRRFIEALTLFSHLANIGDAKSLVIHPASTTHFRMDDAALQAAGITAGTVRLSIGLEHPDDLIEDLSRALRASQK, translated from the coding sequence ATGGCCCATTCCTCCCCAAAGACAGCCCATCCGGACACGCTCGCGGTCCACGCCGGCCAATCGCCCGACCCGGCGACCGGCAGCCGGGCCGTCCCCATCTACCAGACGGCGAGCTATGTCCTGCCGGATACGGACACCGCGGCGGCGCTCTTCAACATGGAGTTGCCGGGGCACGTGTACTCACGCCTGTCCAATCCGACCGTTGCCGTATTCGAGGAGCGCATCGCCGCGCTCGAAGGCGGCGTGGGCGCCGTGGCCACGGCGAGCGGTCAGGCGGCGATGCATCTGGCCATCGCGACCCTCATGGGCCGGGGCGGGCACATCGTGTCGTCCGCCAGCCTCTACGGGGGCTCGCACAACCTGCTGCACTACACGCTGCCCCGCTTCGGCATCGAGACGACCTTCGTGCCCTCGCGCGACATCGATGCGTGGCGGCGCGCGATCCGGCCCGACACGCGGCTTCTTTTCGGGGAGTCGGTGGGCAACCCCTCGGTAGACGTGCTCGATATCCCCGCCCTCGCGGCGATCGCCAACGAGAACGCCATCCCGCTCCTCGTGGACGCCACGGTGACCACGCCCTACCTGGGCCGCGCCCTCGACATGGGCGCGCACCTCGTGATGCATTCGGCCACCAAGTTCCTGTCGGGGCACGGAGTCGTGATCGGCGGCGTCCTCGTGGATGGAGGAAGGTTCGACTGGGACGCCTCGGGAAAATTTCCCACGCTCACCGAGCCCTACGAGGGCTTCCACGGGATGGTGTTCAGCGAGGAGTCCACGGTGTCCGCATTCCTGCTGCGCGCGCGGCGCGAGGGCTTGCGCGACTTCGGCGCGTGCATGGCGGCGATGACCGCGTTCCAGATCCTGCAGGGGCTGGAGACGCTGCACCTGCGCATGCCGCGCCACGTGCAGTCGACCGCGACGCTGGCCGGGTTCCTGGCGAAGCACGAGGCCGTGGCGCGCGTGCATCACCCGGACGCGGCCGGACACCCCGACCACGAACTCGCGAAGCGGCTGTACCCCAACGGATGCAGCGCAATCCTTTCCTTCGAACTCAAGGGCGGGCGCGAGGCCGGGCGCAGGTTCATCGAGGCGCTCACGCTCTTCTCGCACCTGGCCAACATCGGCGATGCGAAGTCGCTCGTGATCCACCCTGCCTCCACGACCCACTTCCGCATGGACGACGCGGCGCTCCAGGCCGCGGGCATAACCGCCGGCACGGTGCGCCTGTCGATCGGTCTCGAGCATCCCGACGACCTCATCGAGGATCTTTCGCGCGCGCTGCGCGCTTCGCAGAAATGA